The DNA region CACCGGGCGAGCCGACGGCGAGGAACGGCTTGCCATGATCGAGCACGATGGTCGGCGCCATCGACGAACGCGGCCGCTTCGCCGGGCCCGGCAGGTTCGGGTCGGGCACGCCCGGCGTCACCGGGGTGAAGGAGAAGTCGGTCAGTTCGTTGTTGAGCAGGAACCCGCGGCCCGGCACGACGATGCCGCTGCCGCCCTCCTGCTCGATGGTCAGCGTGTAGGCGACGACGTTGCCCCACCGGTCGGCGACCGTGAGGTGTGTGGTGTTCTCGCCCTCGTACGGCGTCGGCGCGGGGTTCGTCCCGGCCACGCACGGCGTGGGCTTACGCGGGTCGGCCGGCGCGACCGGGCTGGTCCCGGCTTTCGCGGGGTCGATCAGGCACGCGCGGCTGTCGGCGAACTTCTGGCTGATCAGTTGCTTCGCCGGGACGTCGACGAAGGCCGGGTCGCCGATCCACCGGTTGCGGTCGGCGAAGGCGTACCGGGTCGACTCCAGGAAGTAGTGCAGGTAGTCGGCCTTCTCCAGCTTCGAGAGCTTCGTGTTCTCGAGGATGTTCAGCGCCTCGCCGACGGTCAGCCCGCCGGACGACGGCGCGGGCATGCCGTACACGTCGAGGCCGCGGTACTGGGTCTTGGTCGGCTTCCGCTCGACCACGCGGTACTTGGCGAGGTCGGCCGCGGTCATGTCGCCGGGGCGCACCTTCAGCGTCGAGGCGGGGTCGACCGGCGGCTTCCGCACCGTGTCGACGACGTCCGCGCCGATCTGGCCGCGGTACAGCACGTCGGTGCCCTTCGCGGCGAGCTGCGCGTACGTGCCCGCGAGATCGGGGTTCTTGAACGTCGTTCCGACCGCGGGCGGGGCGCCGCCGGGCAGGTACAGCGACCGGGTGGACGGGAACGCCGAGAAGCGGGCGGCGTTGTTCGCGATCTGGGTGTTGAAGGTCTGGTCGACGGTGAAACCCTTGCGGGCGAGGTCTTCGGCGGGCTTGACCGCCTTCGCCAGCGACTTGGTCCCCCACTTGCGCAGGGCTTCGTCCCAGGTGGCGGGTGTGCCGGGCACGCCGACGCCCAGTCCGCTCGTGACGGCCTCGGCGAACGGGATCGCCTTGCCGTTCTCGACGAAGAGGTTCTCGTTCGCCGTCGACGGCGCGGTCTCGCGGCCGTCGAGGGTGTGCACCTTACCGGAGCGCGCATCGTAGTAGACGAAGAAGCCGCCACCGCCGAATCCGGCGGAGAACGGGTCGGTGACGCCGAGCGCGGCCGCTGTCGCGACCGCGGCGTCGACGGCGTTGCCGCCCTCGCGCAGGATCTTCGTGCCGATCGCGGTCGCGTCCGCGTCGATGCTCGACACCGCGCCCAGATAGCCGACGGCGGTCGGCGACTTGGGTGTCGGTGGTGCCGCGGCCGCGGTACCCGGCGCGGCGGTGCCGACCAGGACGGCGATCGCGGTGACTGCGGTGATGCGTACCGGAATGCTTCTGTGCGCGGCCATGGCGCGAGTCTGCCCCGCCTGTCCACCCCGGACAAGACCCGCCGAGACCTGCGAACGTCGGTGGTGCGGCCAGGCCCGGCTGAGAAGAATGCGGTCCATGAAGACTCCCGGCAGGCGGTGGGGCGTGTTCCTCCCGCTGCTCATCGCTCTTCCCGTCCTCGCTGTCCCCCGTGTCGCGCAGGCAGAAGGCGCGAGCTCCTGCTTCGACGGCTCCGCCGCGATCACCGTCGAGGAGAAGCGGCTCACCGCGACCATGCCTTCGGGTGGCCCGGCGGTCGGCCCGGAACTCGTCCGGCTCGCCGGATTCGACAAGCTCGTCTCCGACTTCACGGCGCGTCTCTGCGCCACGAAGACCGCTTTGCGGGCCGAGAAGCTCGCCGAGACGGCTGGTGAGGGGCTCTGGCGCACCGCGGTCGACCGCGCGCAGGGCCGCCGTCCGGACCTCGGCGGGCTCGACAAGGCCGACGACCGGCCGCTCTATTGGGCCCGCCTCCAGATGAGCAAGGCGTTGCGGCAGTGGACGCCGCGTTTCCCGCTGTCCGCGCCCGCCCGCGCGGAGCTGCTGAAGACGTTCGACTTCGGCGCGCGAGGACTCGACGACTCCCGCTTCCCCTCCGGCCCGAAGCTGCGCAGGGTGTTAGTGAGCGGTTTCGACCCGTTCACCCTCAACGGCGCGGGCGTCCGCATCGCGAACCCGTCGGGCGCGGCGGCACTGCATCTCGACGGCAAGACGATCCAGACGCCGACCGGGCCCGCGCTGGTGCAGGCGGTGTCGTTCCCGGTGGTGTGGAGCTACTTCGACGCCGGCATCGTGGAAGCCGCCTACGGCAAGGCGTTCCAGGACCGTTTCCGCCGCCCGGAGCTGATCATGACGATCAGCCAGGGCCGTCCCGGCCGGTTCGACATCGAGCGGTGGGCCGGTGCCTGGCGCGGCGGTTCGCCGGACAACCTCGACGAGCCCGTCCGCGGCCAGGTCCCGCCCGCCGATGGCTGGCCGCAGCCGGACGTCCAGTTCATCGAGACCACGCTGCCGTACGAAAAGATGCTCGCCGCGCCCGCCGGGGCGTATCAGGTGCTGTACAACCAGGCTTTCTGTGTCTGGCCGGACAGCACGAAGCCGGGCACGGGAACCGCGGTGTGCCGGACGGACGCGCCGAAACCCGGTGAGGTCGCCGCCTCCGGGGGCGGCGGCAACTATCTCAGCAACGAGTCCATGTATCGCAGCAACCGGCTCCGGACGGGGCTCGGCCTGGACGGGATCGCGGGCGGGCATCTGCACACGCCCGTCCTCGGCACGCCCGCCGATCCGTCGGCGCTGACCGACGCCGATTTCGAGGCGCGGCGGGCGGCGATCACTTCGCAGATCGTCACCCTGCTCACGGCGGCCCTCAGCGGCTCCGCCACGAAGGCCGCTTCGCCCGCTCCGGGCGCTTCGGCTCGCGCCGACGTCCTCTCCACCCCCGGCACCACCCTCTGACCCCGCGCATTCAGTCCTCTGGATGCGGTGGTTCGACACCGAACTACCGCATCCAGAGGACGAAACGCGGGGCGCGCTAGATGAGCTCCAGCGGGTCCAGCTGGATCCGGATGGGCTCGGACGCCTTGCGCGCGTCCCGGCGGGCGGCCGCGGCGTGGACGGCGGCGGCGAGCGCCTTCCCGTCCGGGCGCGCGACGCGCACCAGTGCCCGCTCCCGTTCGGCGTTGCCGTCCTCGTCGACGTCGCCGAGCGGCACCGGGCCCAGTACCTCGCCGGTTTCCGGGAGGGCCAGGTCGTCGAGCAGTCCGGCGACCGCGTCCGGCGTGCCTTCGATACTCGCCATCCGCATCGCGGGCGGGAACCCGAGCTCGCGCCGCTCGGCCAGTTCGAGGCTCGCGTGCCAGCCCGGGTCCCAGCGCACCAGCGCCTGCACCACCGCGAGGCCCGCTTCCGCGCCGACGAACACGCGACCGCCTTCGGTCCCCGGCCGCACCAGGGCCGCCGCCGCCATCCACCGGCGCAGGGTCTCCTCCCCCGCGCGCAGGTCTTGCCGGCCCAGCAGCGCCCAGCCGTCCAGCAGCAGCGCCGCGCCGTAGCCGCCTTCCGCGACCGGCTCGGCGCCCGGCGTGCACACCACCAGCGCCGGTTTCCCGGGCACCGAAGCCAGAACCTCCGTCGCGCCCGAGGTCCGCACGGGGAATCCGGAGAAAGCGCGGCCCAGCTCCTCCGCGGTGCGCTTCGACCCGACGACGACCGCCCGCAGCCGCACCGAACCGCAAGCCGCGCAATGGAAGTTCGTCTCGGGGACGCCGCACCACCGGCAGGCGGGCGGCCTCGGCGCGCCGTCGATCAGCCCGCCCGGCAGGGAAAGCGGGCCGGCGCACCGGCGGCAGTGCGCTGAGGTCCGGCAGTTGCCGCACGCGAGCCCCGGGACGTACCCGCGACGCGGAACCTGCACCAGCACGGGGAATCCGCCGGCCAGCGACTGCCGCGCCGCCTCGAAGGCGACCGACGGGAGCCGCGCGGCCTTGGCCGCTTCGTCCCGGGCGACGTCGAAGTCCTCGCCGACCGGCGTGACCCGCGGCGCCGCCGCCCGCAGTTCCGGCCGGGCGGCCACGAGGGGCTGCGCCCAGCCCGATTCCACGAGGAACTGCGCTTCCGCGGTGCGCGCGAAACCCGCGACGAGCATCGAGCCCTTCGCGGCGTGCGCGCGGTCCATCAGCACGTCGCGGACGTGCGGATACGGCGCGTGCTGGTCGAGGTGGACGTCGTCGCCGTCGTCCCACACCACGAACAGGCCGGGATCGGCGACCGGCGCGAACATCGCCGCGCGCGTGCCGACGACGACGCGCACCGCGCCACGCAGCACCGCGAGCCACCGGCGGTACCGCTCGGCAGGCCCCAGCCCGGCGATCAGCGCGACCACGGAATCGGCGCCCAGCAAGGAAACGCACGCGTCGTGCAGCCGGGTCAGGTCACGATGGTCGGGAACGACCATGACGACGCCCCGGCCCGCGGAAGCCGCGACGGCCGCCGCTTCGGCGAGACGGCGCGGCCAGGCCTCCCCCGGCAGCGCCTGCCAGACCGCGTTGGCCGGACGCCGTTCCGCGACGGCCTCCAGGAACGCCGGACCGCTCTGATACCTCTCCCAGGCGGTGGTTTCGGGCGGTTCCGGCGTCGGCGCGGGCTCGGCGGGTGGCTCGCCCTCGACCTTCGCGTGCCGGGACGGAATCGCGAGCCGCAGGACGTCGCTGAGCGTGCCGCCGTAGCGGTCCGCGACGGATCGGCAGAGCTTGAGCAGCGCCGGGGGCAGCACGGGCTCGCTGGAGGTCACTCTGTCGATGTACGCGAGCTTCCCGGTGAACTCCGTGGTGTCGGCGCGCTCGACGAGGTACCCGTCGACGAGCTGGCCCGCGAACCGGACCCGCACCCGGCAGCCGGGGACGGCGGTTTCGTGCAGTTTCTCGGGGATCCGGTAGTCGAAGGTGCGGTCGAGGTGGGTGAGCGGGATGTCCACGACGATCCGCGCGACCGGGTTCTCGGGCGCGGGGTTCTGCGCTCCGCGCCGGCTGGCCGTTTTCGCGCGCGCCGGTTTGGCCTTCCGCGCCGGCTCGGCCTTCGGCTCCGGAAGGTCCCACAGCGGGGTCGGTTCGGGACTGCTGCTCACCCGGTGATCTCTACCAGACTCCCCCGTCACCGGCCGTACCGCGTGGCCGGGGTGACCGAACCCGGAACTCGCGTGCTTGAAGCCGGAACTCGCGTGCTTGGAGACGTAACTCGCGTATGTCGCCTCCAAGCACGCGAGTTACGTCTCCAAGCACGCGAGTTACGCCCTGGGGCACACGCCGTGAGGGCCTCCTTCCCTACCCTCAAGGTAGGCAAGGAGGCCCT from Amycolatopsis sp. EV170708-02-1 includes:
- the ggt gene encoding gamma-glutamyltransferase, whose translation is MAAHRSIPVRITAVTAIAVLVGTAAPGTAAAAPPTPKSPTAVGYLGAVSSIDADATAIGTKILREGGNAVDAAVATAAALGVTDPFSAGFGGGGFFVYYDARSGKVHTLDGRETAPSTANENLFVENGKAIPFAEAVTSGLGVGVPGTPATWDEALRKWGTKSLAKAVKPAEDLARKGFTVDQTFNTQIANNAARFSAFPSTRSLYLPGGAPPAVGTTFKNPDLAGTYAQLAAKGTDVLYRGQIGADVVDTVRKPPVDPASTLKVRPGDMTAADLAKYRVVERKPTKTQYRGLDVYGMPAPSSGGLTVGEALNILENTKLSKLEKADYLHYFLESTRYAFADRNRWIGDPAFVDVPAKQLISQKFADSRACLIDPAKAGTSPVAPADPRKPTPCVAGTNPAPTPYEGENTTHLTVADRWGNVVAYTLTIEQEGGSGIVVPGRGFLLNNELTDFSFTPVTPGVPDPNLPGPAKRPRSSMAPTIVLDHGKPFLAVGSPGGASIITTVLQILTGRIDRGLKLVDAIAEPRASQRNSAAAQVEQAFLDQTEVLKALKAKGQGFSTSPGEIGAATGVERLKDGRWLAAAEPTRRGGGSAAVVLPWPPR
- a CDS encoding primosomal protein N'; the protein is MSSSPEPTPLWDLPEPKAEPARKAKPARAKTASRRGAQNPAPENPVARIVVDIPLTHLDRTFDYRIPEKLHETAVPGCRVRVRFAGQLVDGYLVERADTTEFTGKLAYIDRVTSSEPVLPPALLKLCRSVADRYGGTLSDVLRLAIPSRHAKVEGEPPAEPAPTPEPPETTAWERYQSGPAFLEAVAERRPANAVWQALPGEAWPRRLAEAAAVAASAGRGVVMVVPDHRDLTRLHDACVSLLGADSVVALIAGLGPAERYRRWLAVLRGAVRVVVGTRAAMFAPVADPGLFVVWDDGDDVHLDQHAPYPHVRDVLMDRAHAAKGSMLVAGFARTAEAQFLVESGWAQPLVAARPELRAAAPRVTPVGEDFDVARDEAAKAARLPSVAFEAARQSLAGGFPVLVQVPRRGYVPGLACGNCRTSAHCRRCAGPLSLPGGLIDGAPRPPACRWCGVPETNFHCAACGSVRLRAVVVGSKRTAEELGRAFSGFPVRTSGATEVLASVPGKPALVVCTPGAEPVAEGGYGAALLLDGWALLGRQDLRAGEETLRRWMAAAALVRPGTEGGRVFVGAEAGLAVVQALVRWDPGWHASLELAERRELGFPPAMRMASIEGTPDAVAGLLDDLALPETGEVLGPVPLGDVDEDGNAERERALVRVARPDGKALAAAVHAAAARRDARKASEPIRIQLDPLELI